The proteins below are encoded in one region of Fulvia fulva chromosome 9, complete sequence:
- a CDS encoding Vegetative incompatibility protein HET-E-1 gives MRLVNVHTLKLRDFHDTDPPPYAIASHRWHSYECTSRDFTTTNIVSDDTPHNRQSSNPMTNDEYLRAGYLKVKCFCEAVKRWKYPVLDWLWIDTCCIDRTSSTELSEAINSMYRWYSEAYVCLAYLDDVTGPPSSSTIHDSSKVFQSSDWFTRGWTLKELIAPQLVVFLNREWVTIGLKASASLAEELDLRWSREGGDLAMLGLPLHKEMSAITDIPEAVLRHQIAKTMFGICDTFMPLIYGKRENAQERLAQVLSAKYGGKPTSYAEPLAKRATKSTLRVDDTASISMANSACGSASAACTSDNYSHLPQAQTSSNSARGSRKSHQVDHYDAFPGQAWYDNLAAYTLAADRILPKWLEDVSSWRLAGPHKTVDQRLNPGTRRRIDTYNTARKKSRIGMCPFPRCERKAKDADDAKEHILSHMKPFKCLEPDCSQLEGFTTLHNLDEHRERVHHLEPQSSSNRIYVCSICPRVAGREAKSWTRKDNYRAHMQRMHSRHGADRIAVDPQPFRLSDQPRSEPEAVHCTDLAIILDEPTSALPSVIDEEAVQDFDWDRYLPDNHT, from the exons ATGCGTTTGGTGAACGTCCACACTCTCAAGCTTCGCGACTTTCACGACACCGACCCGCCTCCCTACGCCATCGCATCACACCGATGGCACTCCTACGAGTGCACGTCCCGCGACTTTACCACCACCAACATCGTGTCGGATGACACACCTCATAACCGTCAGTCGTCTAACCCTATGACGAATGACGAGTACTTGCGAGCCGGATACTTGAAAGTGAAATGCTTTTGCGAGGCTGTCAAACGATGGAAGTATCCTGTCTTGGACTGGCTGTGGATAGATACTTGCTGCATCGACAGAACGAGCAGCACAGAACTTTCCGAGGCCATCAACTCTATGTACAGGTGGTATTCCGAGGCATATGTATGCCTTGCATACCTTGACGATGTCACCGGCCCACCATCCTCTTCCACGATACATGACTCATCGAAAGTCTTCCAAAGCAGCGATTGGTTCACCCGCGGCTGGACATTGAAGGAGCTGATTGCGCCACAGCTCGTGGTCTTTCTTAACAGAGAATGGGTCACGATCGGACTTAAAGCGAGCGCCTCCTTAGCAGAGGAGTTAGATCTTCGATGGTCGCGCGAAGGTGGAGATCTGGCCATGCTGGGCCTACCGCTGCATAAAGAGATGTCTGCCATAACAGATATACCAGAGGCTGTGCTGCGTCACCAGATCGCT AAGACCATGTTCGGCATCTGCGACACGTTCATGCCACTGATCTATGGAAAGCGAGAAAATGCCCAGGAGCGGCTGGCGCAAGTCCTGAGCGCAAAGTATGGTGGCAAGCCGACCTCGTATGCCGAGCCGTTGGCAAAGAGGGCCACAAAGTCGACTCTTCGCGTCGACGACACAGCTTCGATATCGATGGCCAACAGTGCCTGTGGTTCTGCCTCAGCGGCATGTACCAGCGACAACTATTCACACCTACCGCAAGCACAAACTTCTTCGAATTCTGCGCGCGGCTCTCGTAAATCGCACCAAGTCGACCACTACGATGCCTTCCCGGGCCAGGCATGGTATGACAATCTGGCAGCTTACACGCTTGCTGCCGACCGCATCCTTCCCAAATGGCTCGAGGATGTCTCCTCATGGCGACTAGCAGGGCCCCACAAAACAGTCGACCAACGACTCAATCCCGGCACGAGGCGTCGCATAGATACATACAACACGGCTCGTAAGAAATCAAGGATCGGCATGTGTCCTTTTCCAAGATGTGAAAGGAAAGCCAAAGACGCGGACGATGCCAA GGAGCATATTCTATCGCATATGAAACCCTTCAAATGTCTCGAACCTGACTGTAGTCAACTGGAAGGGTTCACGACTCTGCACAATCTCGATGAACATCGTGAAAGGGTGCATCACCTTGAGCCTCAATCCTCATCGAACAGAATCTATGTCTGCAGCATCTGTCCACGAGTCGCAGGGAGAGAGGCCAAAAGCTGGACCCGTAAGGACAACTACAGAGCTCATATGCAGCGCATGCATTCACGACATGGTGCCGACCGGATCGCAGTAGATCCACAGCCTTTTCGATTGAGCGATCAACCAAGGTCAGAACCCGAAGCCGTTCATTGTACTGATCTTGCGATCATTCTCGACGAGCCCACATCAGCGCTGCCGTCTGTGATCGATGAGGAAGCAGTTCAGGACTTCGATTGGGATCGGTACCTTCCAGATAATCACACCTGA
- a CDS encoding 60S ribosomal protein L10-A yields the protein MARRPARCYRYCKNKPYPKSRFNRGVPDPKIRIFDLGRKRANVDEFPTCIHLISNEYEQLSSEALEAARICANKYLVKIAGKEGFHLRVRAHPYHVVRINKMLSCAGADRLQTGMRGAFGKPNGTVARVNIGQILLSVRTRDSHRATAIEALRRAQYKFPGRQKIIVSKNWGFTPLRRDDYVEKRKAGELRVDGCYVQFLPKHGPIAYNMRRFPDAFEQEA from the exons ATGGCACGCAGACCAGCACGTTGCTACCGCTACTGCAAGAACAAGCCATACCCGAAGTCGCGATTCAACCGTGGTGTGCCAGACCCAAAGATTCGCATTTTCGATCTTGGCCGCAAGCGTGCGAACGTCGACGAGTTCCCAACATGCATCCACCTCATCTCCaacgagtacgaacagctGAGCTCTGAGGCTCTCGAAGCCGCCCGTATCTGCGCCAACAA GTACCTCGTCAAGATCGCAGGAAAGGAAGGTTTCCACCTCCGTGTCCGCGCCCACCCATACCACGTCGTCCGCATCAACAAGATGTTGTCGTGTGCCGGAGCCGATAGACTCCAGACTGGTATGCGTGGTGCTTTCGGCAAGCCAAACGGAACCGTTGCCCGTGTCAACATCGGCCAGATCCTCCTCTCTGTCCGAACTCGTGACTCTC ACCGCGCCACCGCCATCGAGGCCCTCCGCCGCGCACAGTACAAGTTCCCAGGTCGCCAAAAGATCATCGTCTCCAAGAACTGGGGCTTCACCCCTCTCCGCCGCGACGACTACGTCGAGAAGCGCAAGGCTGGTGAGCTCCGTGTCGACGGCTGCTACGTCCAGTTCCTGCCAAAGCACGGCCCAATCGCCTACAACATGCGCCGCTTCCCAGACGCCTTCGAGCAGGAGGCATAA
- a CDS encoding 60S ribosomal protein L30 — MAPKKSNKTADSINAKLALTIKSGKVTLGYKSTLKTLRSGKAKLVIIAGNTPPLRKSELEYYSMLAKTAVHHFSGNNIELGTACGKLFRCSTMAILDAGDSDILSTTPA, encoded by the exons ATGGCACCAAAGAAGAGCAACAAGACCGCCGACAGCATCAACGCCAAGCTTGCGTTGACGATCAAG TCTGGCAAGGTCACTCTCGGCTACAAGTCCACCCTCAAGACGCTCCGCTCTGGCAAGGCCAAGCTCGTCATCATCGCCGGCAACACTCCTCCTCTCCGCAAGTCCGAGCTCGAGTACTACAGCATGTTGGCCAAGACCGCCGTCCACCACTTCTCCGGCAACAAC ATTGAGCTTGGTACTGCCTGCGGTAAGCTCTTCCGCTGCTCGACCATGGCCATCCTCGATGCTGGTGACTCCGACATCCTGAGTACCACCCCAGCTTAA
- a CDS encoding Short-chain dehydrogenase/reductase VdtF: MSTDATSKYSAQNLNDVSGLVAVVTGGGGGGTGLGLIIAKTLESNGAKVYITGRRQEKLDEAVKQAEHNNLIPIQGDTNSHADIQRAIDQITSEPGYIDILINNAGQTSFDSTPNARPKPTSDSPVSEIRDYYFNYRPHALWNQVLDTNVASVFTTSIAFLELLDAGNKRRASELPTSQILTIGSVGGLARSTDSFIYNASKAGVHHLMKNLGSFLAPHDIRTNVIAPGWFPSDMTVPVQKAWEHTEGVMPRSLVPGRRMGREEELSATVLYLCGRGGGYCNGNLERGGGWGGKRGVA, from the exons ATGAGTACCGACGCAACATCGAAGTATAGCGCGCAGAACTTGAACGATGTATCTGGACTCGTGGCTGTGGTCacaggaggaggaggaggag GTACTGGTCTCGGTCTCATCATCGCAAAGACCCTCGAATCCAACGGCGCGAAAGTCTACATCACCGGCAGAAGACAAGAAAAGCTAGACGAAGCTGTAAAGCAAGCA GAACACAACAACCTAATCCCAATCCAAGGCGACACCAACTCCCACGCCGACATCCAGCGAGCAATCGACCAAATCACCTCCGAACCCGGCTACATCGACATCCTCATCAACAACGCCGGCCAAACCTCCTTCGACTCCACCCCCAACGCCCGCCCCAAACCCACCAGCGACTCCCCCGTCTCCGAAATCCGCGACTACTACTTCAACTACCGCCCCCACGCCCTCTGGAACCAAGTCCTCGACACCAACGTCGCCTCCGTCTTCACCACCTCCATCGCCTTCCTCGAGCTCCTCGACGCCGGCAACAAACGCAGAGCCTCGGAATTGCCAACCTCCCAAATCCTCACAATAGGCTCCGTAGGCGGCCTCGCCCGCTCCACGGACTCATTCATTTACAACGCCTCCAAAGCGGGGGTGCACCATCTCATGAAGAATCTAGGTTCCTTTTTGGCGCCGCATGATATACGGACCAATGTTATAGCACCCGGGTGGTTTCCGAGCGATATGACGGTGCCGGTGCAGAAGGCGTGGGAGCATACGGAGGGGGTGATGCCGAGGTCGCTGGTGCCGGGGAGGAGGATGGGGAGGGAGGAGGAGTTGAGTGCCACGGTGTTGTATCTGTGTGGGAGGGGAGGGGGGTATTGTAATGGGAAT TTGGAGAGGGGAGGGGGATGGGGTGGAAAGAGGGGTGTGGCGTAG